A stretch of the Osmerus eperlanus chromosome 10, fOsmEpe2.1, whole genome shotgun sequence genome encodes the following:
- the celf1 gene encoding CUGBP Elav-like family member 1 isoform X5: MASFKLDFLPEMMVDHCSLNSSPVAKKMNGSLEHPDQPDIDAIKMFVGQIPRSWAEEQLRELFEPYGAVYEINVLRDRSQNPPQSKGCCFITYYTRKSALEAQNALHNMKILPGMHHPIQMKPADSEKNNAVEDRKLFIGMISKKCNENDIRLMFSPYGQIEECRILRGPDGLSRGCAFVTFTARQMAQSAIKSMHQSQTMEGCSSPMVVKFADTQKDKEQKRMAQQLQQQMQQLNAASMWGNLTGINSLGPQYLALYLQLLQQSASSGNALNNLHPMTGLNAMQNLAALAAAASATQATPSGSNAMTTSSSPLSVLTSSGTTAGQNLSWDSYKAGSSPTSSSSSSVNPMASLGALQSLAAGAGGLNMGSLAGMAALNGGLGSGGLSNGSGSTMEALSQAYSGIQQYAAAALPSLYSQSLLAQQNASAAGSQKEASESRSTGPEGANLFIYHLPQEFGDQDLLQMFMPFGNVISAKVFIDKQTNLSKCFGFVSYDNPVSSQAAIQSMNGFQIGMKRLKVQLKRSKNDSKPY, translated from the exons ATGGCCTCTTTTAAACTGGACTTCTTACCTGAGATGATGGTGGACCATTGTTCCCTAAACTCCAGCCCAGT AGCTAAGAAGATGAATGGGTCGCTGGAGCACCCGGACCAGCCTGACATCGACGCCATCAAGATGTTCGTGGGTCAGATACCGCGCTCCTGGGCGGAGGAGCAGCTGAGGGAGCTCTTCGAGCCGTATGGCGCCGTGTACGAGATCAACGTGCTCCGAGACCGCAGCCAGAACCCTCCGCAGAGCAAAG gctgctgtTTCATCACGTACTACACCAGAAAGTCCGCGTTGGAGGCCCAGAATGCACTGCACAACATGAAGATTCTCCCTGGG ATGCACCACCCCATTCAGATGAAGCCAGCTGACAGTGAGAAGAACAACG cGGTGGAGGACAGGAAGCTGTTCATTGGTATGATCTCCAAGAAGTGCAATGAGAACGACATCAGACTGATGTTCTCTCCCTATGGACAGATTGAAGAGTGTCGCATCCTGCGAGGTCCTGACGGACTCAGCCGTG GTTGTGCCTTTGTCACCTTCACAGCCAGACAGATGGCCCAGTCAGCCATCAAGTCGATGCACCAGTCTCAAACCATGGAG gGCTGTTCCTCCCCCATGGTGGTGAAGTTTGCAGACACCCAGAAGGACAAGGAGCAGAAGAGGATGGCCCAGCAGCTTCAGCAGCAGATGCAGCAGCTCAACGCTGCCTCCATGTGGGGCAACCTGACGGGCATCAACTCCCTGGGGCCCCAGTACCTGGCA CTTTACTTACAGCTTCTCCAGCAGTCTGCTTCCTCGGGAAATGCCCTCAACAATCTGCACCCcatgacag GGCTGAACGCCATGCAGAACCTAGCAGCCCTAGCGGCAGCGGCTAGCGCCACACAGGCCACACCTTCTGGCTCCAACGCCATGACGACGTCGAGCAGTCCGCTCAGCGTTCTCACCAGCTCAGGTACGACCGCCGGGCAGAACCTCTCCTGGGACAGCTACAAGG caggctcctcccccacctccagcagcagctcgTCGGTCAACCCCATGGCGTCTCTGGGGGCTCTGCAGTCTCTGGCCGCCGGAGCGGGCGGTCTCAACATGGGCTCCCTGGCAG GTATGGCAGCTCTGAACGGTGGCCTGGGTAGTGGGGGCCTGTCCAACGGGTCGGGCAGCACCATGGAGGCCCTGAGTCAGGCCTACTCTGGCATCCAGCAGTACGCTGCTGcagccctgcccagcctctACAGCCAGAGCCTGCTGGCCCAGCAGAACGCCAGCGCAGCGGGCAGccagaaggagg CCAGTGAGAGTCGGAGCACCG GTCCAGAGGGGGCCAACCTGTTCATTTACCACCTGCCCCAAGAGtttggagaccaggacctgctCCAGATGTTCATGCCCTTTGGAAACGTCATATCAGCAAAGGTCTTCATCGACAAGCAGACCAACCTCAGCAAGTGctttg GTTTTGTGAGCTACGACAACCCTGTGTCGTCCCAGGCAGCCATCCAGTCCATGAACGGCTTCCAGATCGGCATGAAGCGCCTTAAGGTGCAGCTGAAGAGATCCAAGAATGACAGCAAGCCCTACTGA
- the celf1 gene encoding CUGBP Elav-like family member 1 isoform X7, with the protein MDSLEAEALYLSQEQHGQVQCDLDPNTLGGAKKMNGSLEHPDQPDIDAIKMFVGQIPRSWAEEQLRELFEPYGAVYEINVLRDRSQNPPQSKGCCFITYYTRKSALEAQNALHNMKILPGMHHPIQMKPADSEKNNAVEDRKLFIGMISKKCNENDIRLMFSPYGQIEECRILRGPDGLSRCAFVTFTARQMAQSAIKSMHQSQTMEGCSSPMVVKFADTQKDKEQKRMAQQLQQQMQQLNAASMWGNLTGINSLGPQYLALLQQSASSGNALNNLHPMTGLNAMQNLAALAAAASATQATPSGSNAMTTSSSPLSVLTSSGTTAGQNLSWDSYKAGSSPTSSSSSSVNPMASLGALQSLAAGAGGLNMGSLAGMAALNGGLGSGGLSNGSGSTMEALSQAYSGIQQYAAAALPSLYSQSLLAQQNASAAGSQKEGPEGANLFIYHLPQEFGDQDLLQMFMPFGNVISAKVFIDKQTNLSKCFGFVSYDNPVSSQAAIQSMNGFQIGMKRLKVQLKRSKNDSKPY; encoded by the exons ATGGATAGCCTGGAGGCTGAAGCTCTTTACCTGTCCCAGGAGCAGCATGGGCAGGTCCAGTGTGACCTGGACCCCAACACCTTGGGGGG AGCTAAGAAGATGAATGGGTCGCTGGAGCACCCGGACCAGCCTGACATCGACGCCATCAAGATGTTCGTGGGTCAGATACCGCGCTCCTGGGCGGAGGAGCAGCTGAGGGAGCTCTTCGAGCCGTATGGCGCCGTGTACGAGATCAACGTGCTCCGAGACCGCAGCCAGAACCCTCCGCAGAGCAAAG gctgctgtTTCATCACGTACTACACCAGAAAGTCCGCGTTGGAGGCCCAGAATGCACTGCACAACATGAAGATTCTCCCTGGG ATGCACCACCCCATTCAGATGAAGCCAGCTGACAGTGAGAAGAACAACG cGGTGGAGGACAGGAAGCTGTTCATTGGTATGATCTCCAAGAAGTGCAATGAGAACGACATCAGACTGATGTTCTCTCCCTATGGACAGATTGAAGAGTGTCGCATCCTGCGAGGTCCTGACGGACTCAGCC GTTGTGCCTTTGTCACCTTCACAGCCAGACAGATGGCCCAGTCAGCCATCAAGTCGATGCACCAGTCTCAAACCATGGAG gGCTGTTCCTCCCCCATGGTGGTGAAGTTTGCAGACACCCAGAAGGACAAGGAGCAGAAGAGGATGGCCCAGCAGCTTCAGCAGCAGATGCAGCAGCTCAACGCTGCCTCCATGTGGGGCAACCTGACGGGCATCAACTCCCTGGGGCCCCAGTACCTGGCA CTTCTCCAGCAGTCTGCTTCCTCGGGAAATGCCCTCAACAATCTGCACCCcatgacag GGCTGAACGCCATGCAGAACCTAGCAGCCCTAGCGGCAGCGGCTAGCGCCACACAGGCCACACCTTCTGGCTCCAACGCCATGACGACGTCGAGCAGTCCGCTCAGCGTTCTCACCAGCTCAGGTACGACCGCCGGGCAGAACCTCTCCTGGGACAGCTACAAGG caggctcctcccccacctccagcagcagctcgTCGGTCAACCCCATGGCGTCTCTGGGGGCTCTGCAGTCTCTGGCCGCCGGAGCGGGCGGTCTCAACATGGGCTCCCTGGCAG GTATGGCAGCTCTGAACGGTGGCCTGGGTAGTGGGGGCCTGTCCAACGGGTCGGGCAGCACCATGGAGGCCCTGAGTCAGGCCTACTCTGGCATCCAGCAGTACGCTGCTGcagccctgcccagcctctACAGCCAGAGCCTGCTGGCCCAGCAGAACGCCAGCGCAGCGGGCAGccagaaggagg GTCCAGAGGGGGCCAACCTGTTCATTTACCACCTGCCCCAAGAGtttggagaccaggacctgctCCAGATGTTCATGCCCTTTGGAAACGTCATATCAGCAAAGGTCTTCATCGACAAGCAGACCAACCTCAGCAAGTGctttg GTTTTGTGAGCTACGACAACCCTGTGTCGTCCCAGGCAGCCATCCAGTCCATGAACGGCTTCCAGATCGGCATGAAGCGCCTTAAGGTGCAGCTGAAGAGATCCAAGAATGACAGCAAGCCCTACTGA
- the celf1 gene encoding CUGBP Elav-like family member 1 isoform X14: MDSLEAEALYLSQEQHGQVQCDLDPNTLGGAKKMNGSLEHPDQPDIDAIKMFVGQIPRSWAEEQLRELFEPYGAVYEINVLRDRSQNPPQSKGCCFITYYTRKSALEAQNALHNMKILPGMHHPIQMKPADSEKNNAVEDRKLFIGMISKKCNENDIRLMFSPYGQIEECRILRGPDGLSRGCAFVTFTARQMAQSAIKSMHQSQTMEGCSSPMVVKFADTQKDKEQKRMAQQLQQQMQQLNAASMWGNLTGINSLGPQYLALLQQSASSGNALNNLHPMTGLNAMQNLAALAAAASATQATPSGSNAMTTSSSPLSVLTSSGSSPTSSSSSSVNPMASLGALQSLAAGAGGLNMGSLAGMAALNGGLGSGGLSNGSGSTMEALSQAYSGIQQYAAAALPSLYSQSLLAQQNASAAGSQKEGPEGANLFIYHLPQEFGDQDLLQMFMPFGNVISAKVFIDKQTNLSKCFGFVSYDNPVSSQAAIQSMNGFQIGMKRLKVQLKRSKNDSKPY, from the exons ATGGATAGCCTGGAGGCTGAAGCTCTTTACCTGTCCCAGGAGCAGCATGGGCAGGTCCAGTGTGACCTGGACCCCAACACCTTGGGGGG AGCTAAGAAGATGAATGGGTCGCTGGAGCACCCGGACCAGCCTGACATCGACGCCATCAAGATGTTCGTGGGTCAGATACCGCGCTCCTGGGCGGAGGAGCAGCTGAGGGAGCTCTTCGAGCCGTATGGCGCCGTGTACGAGATCAACGTGCTCCGAGACCGCAGCCAGAACCCTCCGCAGAGCAAAG gctgctgtTTCATCACGTACTACACCAGAAAGTCCGCGTTGGAGGCCCAGAATGCACTGCACAACATGAAGATTCTCCCTGGG ATGCACCACCCCATTCAGATGAAGCCAGCTGACAGTGAGAAGAACAACG cGGTGGAGGACAGGAAGCTGTTCATTGGTATGATCTCCAAGAAGTGCAATGAGAACGACATCAGACTGATGTTCTCTCCCTATGGACAGATTGAAGAGTGTCGCATCCTGCGAGGTCCTGACGGACTCAGCCGTG GTTGTGCCTTTGTCACCTTCACAGCCAGACAGATGGCCCAGTCAGCCATCAAGTCGATGCACCAGTCTCAAACCATGGAG gGCTGTTCCTCCCCCATGGTGGTGAAGTTTGCAGACACCCAGAAGGACAAGGAGCAGAAGAGGATGGCCCAGCAGCTTCAGCAGCAGATGCAGCAGCTCAACGCTGCCTCCATGTGGGGCAACCTGACGGGCATCAACTCCCTGGGGCCCCAGTACCTGGCA CTTCTCCAGCAGTCTGCTTCCTCGGGAAATGCCCTCAACAATCTGCACCCcatgacag GGCTGAACGCCATGCAGAACCTAGCAGCCCTAGCGGCAGCGGCTAGCGCCACACAGGCCACACCTTCTGGCTCCAACGCCATGACGACGTCGAGCAGTCCGCTCAGCGTTCTCACCAGCTCAG gctcctcccccacctccagcagcagctcgTCGGTCAACCCCATGGCGTCTCTGGGGGCTCTGCAGTCTCTGGCCGCCGGAGCGGGCGGTCTCAACATGGGCTCCCTGGCAG GTATGGCAGCTCTGAACGGTGGCCTGGGTAGTGGGGGCCTGTCCAACGGGTCGGGCAGCACCATGGAGGCCCTGAGTCAGGCCTACTCTGGCATCCAGCAGTACGCTGCTGcagccctgcccagcctctACAGCCAGAGCCTGCTGGCCCAGCAGAACGCCAGCGCAGCGGGCAGccagaaggagg GTCCAGAGGGGGCCAACCTGTTCATTTACCACCTGCCCCAAGAGtttggagaccaggacctgctCCAGATGTTCATGCCCTTTGGAAACGTCATATCAGCAAAGGTCTTCATCGACAAGCAGACCAACCTCAGCAAGTGctttg GTTTTGTGAGCTACGACAACCCTGTGTCGTCCCAGGCAGCCATCCAGTCCATGAACGGCTTCCAGATCGGCATGAAGCGCCTTAAGGTGCAGCTGAAGAGATCCAAGAATGACAGCAAGCCCTACTGA
- the celf1 gene encoding CUGBP Elav-like family member 1 isoform X9, with amino-acid sequence MDSLEAEALYLSQEQHGQVQCDLDPNTLGGAKKMNGSLEHPDQPDIDAIKMFVGQIPRSWAEEQLRELFEPYGAVYEINVLRDRSQNPPQSKGCCFITYYTRKSALEAQNALHNMKILPGMHHPIQMKPADSEKNNAVEDRKLFIGMISKKCNENDIRLMFSPYGQIEECRILRGPDGLSRGCAFVTFTARQMAQSAIKSMHQSQTMEGCSSPMVVKFADTQKDKEQKRMAQQLQQQMQQLNAASMWGNLTGINSLGPQYLALYLQLLQQSASSGNALNNLHPMTGLNAMQNLAALAAAASATQATPSGSNAMTTSSSPLSVLTSSGSSPTSSSSSSVNPMASLGALQSLAAGAGGLNMGSLAGMAALNGGLGSGGLSNGSGSTMEALSQAYSGIQQYAAAALPSLYSQSLLAQQNASAAGSQKEASESRSTGPEGANLFIYHLPQEFGDQDLLQMFMPFGNVISAKVFIDKQTNLSKCFGFVSYDNPVSSQAAIQSMNGFQIGMKRLKVQLKRSKNDSKPY; translated from the exons ATGGATAGCCTGGAGGCTGAAGCTCTTTACCTGTCCCAGGAGCAGCATGGGCAGGTCCAGTGTGACCTGGACCCCAACACCTTGGGGGG AGCTAAGAAGATGAATGGGTCGCTGGAGCACCCGGACCAGCCTGACATCGACGCCATCAAGATGTTCGTGGGTCAGATACCGCGCTCCTGGGCGGAGGAGCAGCTGAGGGAGCTCTTCGAGCCGTATGGCGCCGTGTACGAGATCAACGTGCTCCGAGACCGCAGCCAGAACCCTCCGCAGAGCAAAG gctgctgtTTCATCACGTACTACACCAGAAAGTCCGCGTTGGAGGCCCAGAATGCACTGCACAACATGAAGATTCTCCCTGGG ATGCACCACCCCATTCAGATGAAGCCAGCTGACAGTGAGAAGAACAACG cGGTGGAGGACAGGAAGCTGTTCATTGGTATGATCTCCAAGAAGTGCAATGAGAACGACATCAGACTGATGTTCTCTCCCTATGGACAGATTGAAGAGTGTCGCATCCTGCGAGGTCCTGACGGACTCAGCCGTG GTTGTGCCTTTGTCACCTTCACAGCCAGACAGATGGCCCAGTCAGCCATCAAGTCGATGCACCAGTCTCAAACCATGGAG gGCTGTTCCTCCCCCATGGTGGTGAAGTTTGCAGACACCCAGAAGGACAAGGAGCAGAAGAGGATGGCCCAGCAGCTTCAGCAGCAGATGCAGCAGCTCAACGCTGCCTCCATGTGGGGCAACCTGACGGGCATCAACTCCCTGGGGCCCCAGTACCTGGCA CTTTACTTACAGCTTCTCCAGCAGTCTGCTTCCTCGGGAAATGCCCTCAACAATCTGCACCCcatgacag GGCTGAACGCCATGCAGAACCTAGCAGCCCTAGCGGCAGCGGCTAGCGCCACACAGGCCACACCTTCTGGCTCCAACGCCATGACGACGTCGAGCAGTCCGCTCAGCGTTCTCACCAGCTCAG gctcctcccccacctccagcagcagctcgTCGGTCAACCCCATGGCGTCTCTGGGGGCTCTGCAGTCTCTGGCCGCCGGAGCGGGCGGTCTCAACATGGGCTCCCTGGCAG GTATGGCAGCTCTGAACGGTGGCCTGGGTAGTGGGGGCCTGTCCAACGGGTCGGGCAGCACCATGGAGGCCCTGAGTCAGGCCTACTCTGGCATCCAGCAGTACGCTGCTGcagccctgcccagcctctACAGCCAGAGCCTGCTGGCCCAGCAGAACGCCAGCGCAGCGGGCAGccagaaggagg CCAGTGAGAGTCGGAGCACCG GTCCAGAGGGGGCCAACCTGTTCATTTACCACCTGCCCCAAGAGtttggagaccaggacctgctCCAGATGTTCATGCCCTTTGGAAACGTCATATCAGCAAAGGTCTTCATCGACAAGCAGACCAACCTCAGCAAGTGctttg GTTTTGTGAGCTACGACAACCCTGTGTCGTCCCAGGCAGCCATCCAGTCCATGAACGGCTTCCAGATCGGCATGAAGCGCCTTAAGGTGCAGCTGAAGAGATCCAAGAATGACAGCAAGCCCTACTGA
- the celf1 gene encoding CUGBP Elav-like family member 1 isoform X13, translating into MDSLEAEALYLSQEQHGQVQCDLDPNTLGGAKKMNGSLEHPDQPDIDAIKMFVGQIPRSWAEEQLRELFEPYGAVYEINVLRDRSQNPPQSKGCCFITYYTRKSALEAQNALHNMKILPGMHHPIQMKPADSEKNNAVEDRKLFIGMISKKCNENDIRLMFSPYGQIEECRILRGPDGLSRGCAFVTFTARQMAQSAIKSMHQSQTMEGCSSPMVVKFADTQKDKEQKRMAQQLQQQMQQLNAASMWGNLTGINSLGPQYLALLQQSASSGNALNNLHPMTGLNAMQNLAALAAAASATQATPSGSNAMTTSSSPLSVLTSSAGSSPTSSSSSSVNPMASLGALQSLAAGAGGLNMGSLAGMAALNGGLGSGGLSNGSGSTMEALSQAYSGIQQYAAAALPSLYSQSLLAQQNASAAGSQKEGPEGANLFIYHLPQEFGDQDLLQMFMPFGNVISAKVFIDKQTNLSKCFGFVSYDNPVSSQAAIQSMNGFQIGMKRLKVQLKRSKNDSKPY; encoded by the exons ATGGATAGCCTGGAGGCTGAAGCTCTTTACCTGTCCCAGGAGCAGCATGGGCAGGTCCAGTGTGACCTGGACCCCAACACCTTGGGGGG AGCTAAGAAGATGAATGGGTCGCTGGAGCACCCGGACCAGCCTGACATCGACGCCATCAAGATGTTCGTGGGTCAGATACCGCGCTCCTGGGCGGAGGAGCAGCTGAGGGAGCTCTTCGAGCCGTATGGCGCCGTGTACGAGATCAACGTGCTCCGAGACCGCAGCCAGAACCCTCCGCAGAGCAAAG gctgctgtTTCATCACGTACTACACCAGAAAGTCCGCGTTGGAGGCCCAGAATGCACTGCACAACATGAAGATTCTCCCTGGG ATGCACCACCCCATTCAGATGAAGCCAGCTGACAGTGAGAAGAACAACG cGGTGGAGGACAGGAAGCTGTTCATTGGTATGATCTCCAAGAAGTGCAATGAGAACGACATCAGACTGATGTTCTCTCCCTATGGACAGATTGAAGAGTGTCGCATCCTGCGAGGTCCTGACGGACTCAGCCGTG GTTGTGCCTTTGTCACCTTCACAGCCAGACAGATGGCCCAGTCAGCCATCAAGTCGATGCACCAGTCTCAAACCATGGAG gGCTGTTCCTCCCCCATGGTGGTGAAGTTTGCAGACACCCAGAAGGACAAGGAGCAGAAGAGGATGGCCCAGCAGCTTCAGCAGCAGATGCAGCAGCTCAACGCTGCCTCCATGTGGGGCAACCTGACGGGCATCAACTCCCTGGGGCCCCAGTACCTGGCA CTTCTCCAGCAGTCTGCTTCCTCGGGAAATGCCCTCAACAATCTGCACCCcatgacag GGCTGAACGCCATGCAGAACCTAGCAGCCCTAGCGGCAGCGGCTAGCGCCACACAGGCCACACCTTCTGGCTCCAACGCCATGACGACGTCGAGCAGTCCGCTCAGCGTTCTCACCAGCTCAG caggctcctcccccacctccagcagcagctcgTCGGTCAACCCCATGGCGTCTCTGGGGGCTCTGCAGTCTCTGGCCGCCGGAGCGGGCGGTCTCAACATGGGCTCCCTGGCAG GTATGGCAGCTCTGAACGGTGGCCTGGGTAGTGGGGGCCTGTCCAACGGGTCGGGCAGCACCATGGAGGCCCTGAGTCAGGCCTACTCTGGCATCCAGCAGTACGCTGCTGcagccctgcccagcctctACAGCCAGAGCCTGCTGGCCCAGCAGAACGCCAGCGCAGCGGGCAGccagaaggagg GTCCAGAGGGGGCCAACCTGTTCATTTACCACCTGCCCCAAGAGtttggagaccaggacctgctCCAGATGTTCATGCCCTTTGGAAACGTCATATCAGCAAAGGTCTTCATCGACAAGCAGACCAACCTCAGCAAGTGctttg GTTTTGTGAGCTACGACAACCCTGTGTCGTCCCAGGCAGCCATCCAGTCCATGAACGGCTTCCAGATCGGCATGAAGCGCCTTAAGGTGCAGCTGAAGAGATCCAAGAATGACAGCAAGCCCTACTGA
- the celf1 gene encoding CUGBP Elav-like family member 1 isoform X18, giving the protein MASFKLDFLPEMMVDHCSLNSSPVAKKMNGSLEHPDQPDIDAIKMFVGQIPRSWAEEQLRELFEPYGAVYEINVLRDRSQNPPQSKGCCFITYYTRKSALEAQNALHNMKILPGMHHPIQMKPADSEKNNAVEDRKLFIGMISKKCNENDIRLMFSPYGQIEECRILRGPDGLSRGCAFVTFTARQMAQSAIKSMHQSQTMEGCSSPMVVKFADTQKDKEQKRMAQQLQQQMQQLNAASMWGNLTGINSLGPQYLALLQQSASSGNALNNLHPMTGLNAMQNLAALAAAASATQATPSGSNAMTTSSSPLSVLTSSGSSPTSSSSSSVNPMASLGALQSLAAGAGGLNMGSLAGMAALNGGLGSGGLSNGSGSTMEALSQAYSGIQQYAAAALPSLYSQSLLAQQNASAAGSQKEGPEGANLFIYHLPQEFGDQDLLQMFMPFGNVISAKVFIDKQTNLSKCFGFVSYDNPVSSQAAIQSMNGFQIGMKRLKVQLKRSKNDSKPY; this is encoded by the exons ATGGCCTCTTTTAAACTGGACTTCTTACCTGAGATGATGGTGGACCATTGTTCCCTAAACTCCAGCCCAGT AGCTAAGAAGATGAATGGGTCGCTGGAGCACCCGGACCAGCCTGACATCGACGCCATCAAGATGTTCGTGGGTCAGATACCGCGCTCCTGGGCGGAGGAGCAGCTGAGGGAGCTCTTCGAGCCGTATGGCGCCGTGTACGAGATCAACGTGCTCCGAGACCGCAGCCAGAACCCTCCGCAGAGCAAAG gctgctgtTTCATCACGTACTACACCAGAAAGTCCGCGTTGGAGGCCCAGAATGCACTGCACAACATGAAGATTCTCCCTGGG ATGCACCACCCCATTCAGATGAAGCCAGCTGACAGTGAGAAGAACAACG cGGTGGAGGACAGGAAGCTGTTCATTGGTATGATCTCCAAGAAGTGCAATGAGAACGACATCAGACTGATGTTCTCTCCCTATGGACAGATTGAAGAGTGTCGCATCCTGCGAGGTCCTGACGGACTCAGCCGTG GTTGTGCCTTTGTCACCTTCACAGCCAGACAGATGGCCCAGTCAGCCATCAAGTCGATGCACCAGTCTCAAACCATGGAG gGCTGTTCCTCCCCCATGGTGGTGAAGTTTGCAGACACCCAGAAGGACAAGGAGCAGAAGAGGATGGCCCAGCAGCTTCAGCAGCAGATGCAGCAGCTCAACGCTGCCTCCATGTGGGGCAACCTGACGGGCATCAACTCCCTGGGGCCCCAGTACCTGGCA CTTCTCCAGCAGTCTGCTTCCTCGGGAAATGCCCTCAACAATCTGCACCCcatgacag GGCTGAACGCCATGCAGAACCTAGCAGCCCTAGCGGCAGCGGCTAGCGCCACACAGGCCACACCTTCTGGCTCCAACGCCATGACGACGTCGAGCAGTCCGCTCAGCGTTCTCACCAGCTCAG gctcctcccccacctccagcagcagctcgTCGGTCAACCCCATGGCGTCTCTGGGGGCTCTGCAGTCTCTGGCCGCCGGAGCGGGCGGTCTCAACATGGGCTCCCTGGCAG GTATGGCAGCTCTGAACGGTGGCCTGGGTAGTGGGGGCCTGTCCAACGGGTCGGGCAGCACCATGGAGGCCCTGAGTCAGGCCTACTCTGGCATCCAGCAGTACGCTGCTGcagccctgcccagcctctACAGCCAGAGCCTGCTGGCCCAGCAGAACGCCAGCGCAGCGGGCAGccagaaggagg GTCCAGAGGGGGCCAACCTGTTCATTTACCACCTGCCCCAAGAGtttggagaccaggacctgctCCAGATGTTCATGCCCTTTGGAAACGTCATATCAGCAAAGGTCTTCATCGACAAGCAGACCAACCTCAGCAAGTGctttg GTTTTGTGAGCTACGACAACCCTGTGTCGTCCCAGGCAGCCATCCAGTCCATGAACGGCTTCCAGATCGGCATGAAGCGCCTTAAGGTGCAGCTGAAGAGATCCAAGAATGACAGCAAGCCCTACTGA